The Candidatus Hydrogenedentota bacterium genome segment TTCGAAGGATTTGCCCCCGCTGTGGACTTCACAAACGAGGTGGCCCGCATCGCCCGGGCTCAGGGCCATCATCCCGACATCCTGTTAACGTATGGCAAGGTCAAGGTAACGGTGTGGACCCACAAGGCCGGCGGCCTCACCCTGAACGATTTCATCCTGGCGGCCAAGATCGAGAAAGCGTTCCAAAACGGCGCGTAACAAACGCGTGAAGATAGACCATGCCCTGCAACGACAT includes the following:
- a CDS encoding 4a-hydroxytetrahydrobiopterin dehydratase — translated: MPEELEGLAAQECKPCKGEVPALESRQLEALMRKLDGDWRLVGEHHLEREYGFEGFAPAVDFTNEVARIARAQGHHPDILLTYGKVKVTVWTHKAGGLTLNDFILAAKIEKAFQNGA